In Xyrauchen texanus isolate HMW12.3.18 chromosome 23, RBS_HiC_50CHRs, whole genome shotgun sequence, a genomic segment contains:
- the tcof1 gene encoding treacle protein isoform X4, giving the protein MTSKLTDAPQDELINLIYRHLKDNGYRKAANVLRKHAPQVHVETKEVQASLGEIFKKWARKRNEDLDDEDVPSLPSGIQTPELKSPAKIKTDPLAVRKSHKKHNTAGNMASSKVLSPQKPDDTNRKKTSRGSPSKSQKQKKKEMAMIPRKGKTFTSEDGASKSQTVSSAAVNDSDSDSETSLDVEKWRTRVTQLSVKDSDSDSETSLDVEKWRTLVTQLSDADIVKMNVLSNFDKSTISSSGKSKEKRKTTKATKSKKEGDPPKNIKSNTPTRKSRAKNAIIPLKTVTTKTLSKKSKDKTATAVSELPKVKTPSKKARDKKISNISGHDVVETTEIAAPGDANGSSETPSKKAKKKKSEIQSDADNVENPNCSSNTYKVVTNASKLAQANCEDANHMIDDAQLKSKKVKDKGSKSVVEPVDGETHSKKVKAKKTKSLAKLEAATSEKVDVLENSETPTKKAKTKKSEIQSDGNVVETPKKSDDSLSNTKEIVTSASMLAQANPSEDANPTFDVAHLKTDQSKTPTNKVTDKKSKTVVEPVDCETPSKKVKSKKTENIAEISKETTSEEVGGASSIR; this is encoded by the exons ATGACATCTAAGCTTACAGATGCACCTCAAGATGAGCTGATTAATTTAATATACCGGCATTTAAAGGACAACGGTTACAGGAAAGCTGCCAACGTGCTGAGAAAGCACGCGCCACAGGttcat GTTGAAACTAAGGAAGTACAAGCCTCTTTAGGAGAGATCTTTAAGAAGTGGGCACG TAAAAGGAACGAAGACTTGGATGATGAAGATGTTCCTTCTCTGCCATCAG GCATTCAGACTCCCGAATTGAAGAGTCCTGCAAAGATCAAGACAGACCCTCTAGCTGTAAGAAAGTCCCATAAGAAACACAACACAGCTGGAAACATGGCTTCCTCTAAAG TACTCAGTCCACAAAAACCTGATGATACAAACAGAAAGAAAACTTCACGGGGATCACCGAGCAAATCACAG aaacagaagaaaaaagaaatggcgaTGATACCAAGGAAAGGAAAAACGTTCACCTCAGAAGATGGAGCTTCTAAAAGTCAAACCGTCTCTTCTGCTGCAGTGAATGATTCTGACTCTGATTCTGAGACCAGTTTAGACGTGGAGAAATGGAGGACACGAGTCACACAGCTATCAG TGAAGGATTCTGACTCTGATTCTGAGACCAGTTTAGACGTGGAGAAATGGAGGACACTAGTCACACAGTTATCAG ATGCTGATATAGTAAAGATGAATGTCCTCTCAAACTTTGATAAATCAACTATCTCCTCATCTGGAAAGtccaaagaaaagagaaagaccaCAAAGGCGACAAAATCTAAAAAAGAGGGAGACCCACCCAAGAATATAAAGTCCAATACGCCAACCAGGAAATCAAGAGCTAAAAATGCTATCATTCCTCTTAAGACTGTTACAACCAAGACACTTTCAAAGAAGTCTAAAGACAAGACAGCTACTGCTGTGTCTGAGCTTCCTAAAGTTAAAACCCCATCAAAAAAGGCTAGAGATAAGAAAATCAGTAACATCTCAGGTCATGATGTGGTTGAGACTACTGAAATAGCTGCTCCTGGGGATGCTAATGGTTCCTCAGAAACTCCATCTAAAAAGGCCAAGAAAAAGAAATCAGAAATCCAGTCTGATGCAGATAATGTTGAAAATCCTAATTGTTCATCAAATACTTACAAAGTTGTTACAAATGCTAGCAAGCTTGCGCAAGCTAACTGTGAAGACGCCAACCATATGATTGATGATGCCCAACTTAAGTCAAAGAAAGTGAAAGACAAGGGGTCTAAAAGTGTCGTAGAGCCTGTTGATGGTGAGACTCATTCTAAAAAAGTAAAAGCTAAGAAAACAAAAAGTCTTGCTAAGCTTGAAGCAGCAACATCTGAGAAAGTGGACGTCCTTGAAAATTCTGAAACACCAACTAAAAAGGCCAAGACAAAGAAATCAGAAATCCAGTCTGATGGCAATGTTGTTGAAACTCCTAAAAAAAGTGACGATAGTCTGTCAAATACCAAAGAAATCGTTACAAGTGCTAGCATGCTTGCGCAAGCTAACCCTAGTGAAGACGCCAACCCTACGTTTGATGTTGCCCATCTGAAGACTGACCAATCCAAGACGCCAACAAACAAAGTGACAGACAAGAAGTCTAAAACTGTTGTAGAACCTGTTGATTGTGAGACTCCGTCTAAGAAG GTTAAGTCTAAGAAAACTGAAAATATTGCAGAGATTAGCAAAGAAACAACATCTGAAGAAGTTGGTGGTGCGTCAAGTATCCGTTAA
- the tcof1 gene encoding treacle protein isoform X3: protein MTSKLTDAPQDELINLIYRHLKDNGYRKAANVLRKHAPQVHVETKEVQASLGEIFKKWARNEDLDDEDVPSLPSGIQTPELKSPAKIKTDPLAVRKSHKKHNTAGNMASSKVLSPQKPDDTNRKKTSRGSPSKSQKQKKKEMAMIPRKGKTFTSEDGASKSQTVSSAAVNDSDSDSETSLDVEKWRTRVTQLSVKDSDSDSETSLDVEKWRTLVTQLSDADIVKMNVLSNFDKSTISSSGKSKEKRKTTKATKSKKEGDPPKNIKSNTPTRKSRAKNAIIPLKTVTTKTLSKKSKDKTATAVSELPKVKTPSKKARDKKISNISGHDVVETTEIAAPGDANGSSETPSKKAKKKKSEIQSDADNVENPNCSSNTYKVVTNASKLAQANCEDANHMIDDAQLKSKKVKDKGSKSVVEPVDGETHSKKVKAKKTKSLAKLEAATSEKVDVLENSETPTKKAKTKKSEIQSDGNVVETPKKSDDSLSNTKEIVTSASMLAQANPSEDANPTFDVAHLKTDQSKTPTNKVTDKKSKTVVEPVDCETPSKKVKSKKTENIAEISKETTSEDIGVLQVSVNPETPSKKAKKKKLDIQSESDQVETPKRNKDSPSNAKEVIKEVKKVKNVSKPAQDNCEDDNIAIDDGHLKSDQSEEPSKKVTDKKSKTVVEPVDCETPSKKVKSKKTENIAEISKETTSEEVGGASSIR, encoded by the exons ATGACATCTAAGCTTACAGATGCACCTCAAGATGAGCTGATTAATTTAATATACCGGCATTTAAAGGACAACGGTTACAGGAAAGCTGCCAACGTGCTGAGAAAGCACGCGCCACAGGttcat GTTGAAACTAAGGAAGTACAAGCCTCTTTAGGAGAGATCTTTAAGAAGTGGGCACG GAACGAAGACTTGGATGATGAAGATGTTCCTTCTCTGCCATCAG GCATTCAGACTCCCGAATTGAAGAGTCCTGCAAAGATCAAGACAGACCCTCTAGCTGTAAGAAAGTCCCATAAGAAACACAACACAGCTGGAAACATGGCTTCCTCTAAAG TACTCAGTCCACAAAAACCTGATGATACAAACAGAAAGAAAACTTCACGGGGATCACCGAGCAAATCACAG aaacagaagaaaaaagaaatggcgaTGATACCAAGGAAAGGAAAAACGTTCACCTCAGAAGATGGAGCTTCTAAAAGTCAAACCGTCTCTTCTGCTGCAGTGAATGATTCTGACTCTGATTCTGAGACCAGTTTAGACGTGGAGAAATGGAGGACACGAGTCACACAGCTATCAG TGAAGGATTCTGACTCTGATTCTGAGACCAGTTTAGACGTGGAGAAATGGAGGACACTAGTCACACAGTTATCAG ATGCTGATATAGTAAAGATGAATGTCCTCTCAAACTTTGATAAATCAACTATCTCCTCATCTGGAAAGtccaaagaaaagagaaagaccaCAAAGGCGACAAAATCTAAAAAAGAGGGAGACCCACCCAAGAATATAAAGTCCAATACGCCAACCAGGAAATCAAGAGCTAAAAATGCTATCATTCCTCTTAAGACTGTTACAACCAAGACACTTTCAAAGAAGTCTAAAGACAAGACAGCTACTGCTGTGTCTGAGCTTCCTAAAGTTAAAACCCCATCAAAAAAGGCTAGAGATAAGAAAATCAGTAACATCTCAGGTCATGATGTGGTTGAGACTACTGAAATAGCTGCTCCTGGGGATGCTAATGGTTCCTCAGAAACTCCATCTAAAAAGGCCAAGAAAAAGAAATCAGAAATCCAGTCTGATGCAGATAATGTTGAAAATCCTAATTGTTCATCAAATACTTACAAAGTTGTTACAAATGCTAGCAAGCTTGCGCAAGCTAACTGTGAAGACGCCAACCATATGATTGATGATGCCCAACTTAAGTCAAAGAAAGTGAAAGACAAGGGGTCTAAAAGTGTCGTAGAGCCTGTTGATGGTGAGACTCATTCTAAAAAAGTAAAAGCTAAGAAAACAAAAAGTCTTGCTAAGCTTGAAGCAGCAACATCTGAGAAAGTGGACGTCCTTGAAAATTCTGAAACACCAACTAAAAAGGCCAAGACAAAGAAATCAGAAATCCAGTCTGATGGCAATGTTGTTGAAACTCCTAAAAAAAGTGACGATAGTCTGTCAAATACCAAAGAAATCGTTACAAGTGCTAGCATGCTTGCGCAAGCTAACCCTAGTGAAGACGCCAACCCTACGTTTGATGTTGCCCATCTGAAGACTGACCAATCCAAGACGCCAACAAACAAAGTGACAGACAAGAAGTCTAAAACTGTTGTAGAACCTGTTGATTGTGAGACTCCGTCTAAGAAGGTTAAGTCTAAGAAAACTGAAAATATTGCAGAGATTAGCAAAGAAACAACATCTGAAGACATTGGTGTGCTTCAAGTATCCGTTAACCCTGAAACTCCATCTAAAAAAGCCAAGAAAAAGAAATTGGATATCCAATCTGAATCCGATCAGGTTGAAACTCCTAAAAGAAACAAAGATAGTCCCTCAAATGCTAAAGAAGTAATTAAAGAAGTTAAGAAAGTTAAAAATGTTAGCAAGCCTGCGCAAGATAACTGTGAGGATGACAACATTGCGATTGATGACGGCCACCTCAAGTCAGACCAATCGGAGGAACCATCAAAGAAAGTGACAGACAAGAAGTCTAAAACTGTTGTAGAACCTGTTGATTGTGAGACTCCGTCTAAGAAGGTTAAGTCTAAGAAAACTGAAAATATTGCAGAGATTAGCAAAGAAACAACATCTGAAGAAGTTGGTGGTGCGTCAAGTATCCGTTAA
- the tcof1 gene encoding muscle M-line assembly protein unc-89 isoform X2, with product MTSKLTDAPQDELINLIYRHLKDNGYRKAANVLRKHAPQVETKEVQASLGEIFKKWARKRNEDLDDEDVPSLPSGIQTPELKSPAKIKTDPLAVRKSHKKHNTAGNMASSKVLSPQKPDDTNRKKTSRGSPSKSQKQKKKEMAMIPRKGKTFTSEDGASKSQTVSSAAVNDSDSDSETSLDVEKWRTRVTQLSVKDSDSDSETSLDVEKWRTLVTQLSDADIVKMNVLSNFDKSTISSSGKSKEKRKTTKATKSKKEGDPPKNIKSNTPTRKSRAKNAIIPLKTVTTKTLSKKSKDKTATAVSELPKVKTPSKKARDKKISNISGHDVVETTEIAAPGDANGSSETPSKKAKKKKSEIQSDADNVENPNCSSNTYKVVTNASKLAQANCEDANHMIDDAQLKSKKVKDKGSKSVVEPVDGETHSKKVKAKKTKSLAKLEAATSEKVDVLENSETPTKKAKTKKSEIQSDGNVVETPKKSDDSLSNTKEIVTSASMLAQANPSEDANPTFDVAHLKTDQSKTPTNKVTDKKSKTVVEPVDCETPSKKVKSKKTENIAEISKETTSEDIGVLQVSVNPETPSKKAKKKKLDIQSESDQVETPKRNKDSPSNAKEVIKEVKKVKNVSKPAQDNCEDDNIAIDDGHLKSDQSEEPSKKVTDKKSKTVVEPVDCETPSKKVKSKKTENIAEISKETTSEEVGGASSIR from the exons ATGACATCTAAGCTTACAGATGCACCTCAAGATGAGCTGATTAATTTAATATACCGGCATTTAAAGGACAACGGTTACAGGAAAGCTGCCAACGTGCTGAGAAAGCACGCGCCACAG GTTGAAACTAAGGAAGTACAAGCCTCTTTAGGAGAGATCTTTAAGAAGTGGGCACG TAAAAGGAACGAAGACTTGGATGATGAAGATGTTCCTTCTCTGCCATCAG GCATTCAGACTCCCGAATTGAAGAGTCCTGCAAAGATCAAGACAGACCCTCTAGCTGTAAGAAAGTCCCATAAGAAACACAACACAGCTGGAAACATGGCTTCCTCTAAAG TACTCAGTCCACAAAAACCTGATGATACAAACAGAAAGAAAACTTCACGGGGATCACCGAGCAAATCACAG aaacagaagaaaaaagaaatggcgaTGATACCAAGGAAAGGAAAAACGTTCACCTCAGAAGATGGAGCTTCTAAAAGTCAAACCGTCTCTTCTGCTGCAGTGAATGATTCTGACTCTGATTCTGAGACCAGTTTAGACGTGGAGAAATGGAGGACACGAGTCACACAGCTATCAG TGAAGGATTCTGACTCTGATTCTGAGACCAGTTTAGACGTGGAGAAATGGAGGACACTAGTCACACAGTTATCAG ATGCTGATATAGTAAAGATGAATGTCCTCTCAAACTTTGATAAATCAACTATCTCCTCATCTGGAAAGtccaaagaaaagagaaagaccaCAAAGGCGACAAAATCTAAAAAAGAGGGAGACCCACCCAAGAATATAAAGTCCAATACGCCAACCAGGAAATCAAGAGCTAAAAATGCTATCATTCCTCTTAAGACTGTTACAACCAAGACACTTTCAAAGAAGTCTAAAGACAAGACAGCTACTGCTGTGTCTGAGCTTCCTAAAGTTAAAACCCCATCAAAAAAGGCTAGAGATAAGAAAATCAGTAACATCTCAGGTCATGATGTGGTTGAGACTACTGAAATAGCTGCTCCTGGGGATGCTAATGGTTCCTCAGAAACTCCATCTAAAAAGGCCAAGAAAAAGAAATCAGAAATCCAGTCTGATGCAGATAATGTTGAAAATCCTAATTGTTCATCAAATACTTACAAAGTTGTTACAAATGCTAGCAAGCTTGCGCAAGCTAACTGTGAAGACGCCAACCATATGATTGATGATGCCCAACTTAAGTCAAAGAAAGTGAAAGACAAGGGGTCTAAAAGTGTCGTAGAGCCTGTTGATGGTGAGACTCATTCTAAAAAAGTAAAAGCTAAGAAAACAAAAAGTCTTGCTAAGCTTGAAGCAGCAACATCTGAGAAAGTGGACGTCCTTGAAAATTCTGAAACACCAACTAAAAAGGCCAAGACAAAGAAATCAGAAATCCAGTCTGATGGCAATGTTGTTGAAACTCCTAAAAAAAGTGACGATAGTCTGTCAAATACCAAAGAAATCGTTACAAGTGCTAGCATGCTTGCGCAAGCTAACCCTAGTGAAGACGCCAACCCTACGTTTGATGTTGCCCATCTGAAGACTGACCAATCCAAGACGCCAACAAACAAAGTGACAGACAAGAAGTCTAAAACTGTTGTAGAACCTGTTGATTGTGAGACTCCGTCTAAGAAGGTTAAGTCTAAGAAAACTGAAAATATTGCAGAGATTAGCAAAGAAACAACATCTGAAGACATTGGTGTGCTTCAAGTATCCGTTAACCCTGAAACTCCATCTAAAAAAGCCAAGAAAAAGAAATTGGATATCCAATCTGAATCCGATCAGGTTGAAACTCCTAAAAGAAACAAAGATAGTCCCTCAAATGCTAAAGAAGTAATTAAAGAAGTTAAGAAAGTTAAAAATGTTAGCAAGCCTGCGCAAGATAACTGTGAGGATGACAACATTGCGATTGATGACGGCCACCTCAAGTCAGACCAATCGGAGGAACCATCAAAGAAAGTGACAGACAAGAAGTCTAAAACTGTTGTAGAACCTGTTGATTGTGAGACTCCGTCTAAGAAGGTTAAGTCTAAGAAAACTGAAAATATTGCAGAGATTAGCAAAGAAACAACATCTGAAGAAGTTGGTGGTGCGTCAAGTATCCGTTAA
- the tcof1 gene encoding muscle M-line assembly protein unc-89 isoform X1, which produces MTSKLTDAPQDELINLIYRHLKDNGYRKAANVLRKHAPQVHVETKEVQASLGEIFKKWARKRNEDLDDEDVPSLPSGIQTPELKSPAKIKTDPLAVRKSHKKHNTAGNMASSKVLSPQKPDDTNRKKTSRGSPSKSQKQKKKEMAMIPRKGKTFTSEDGASKSQTVSSAAVNDSDSDSETSLDVEKWRTRVTQLSVKDSDSDSETSLDVEKWRTLVTQLSDADIVKMNVLSNFDKSTISSSGKSKEKRKTTKATKSKKEGDPPKNIKSNTPTRKSRAKNAIIPLKTVTTKTLSKKSKDKTATAVSELPKVKTPSKKARDKKISNISGHDVVETTEIAAPGDANGSSETPSKKAKKKKSEIQSDADNVENPNCSSNTYKVVTNASKLAQANCEDANHMIDDAQLKSKKVKDKGSKSVVEPVDGETHSKKVKAKKTKSLAKLEAATSEKVDVLENSETPTKKAKTKKSEIQSDGNVVETPKKSDDSLSNTKEIVTSASMLAQANPSEDANPTFDVAHLKTDQSKTPTNKVTDKKSKTVVEPVDCETPSKKVKSKKTENIAEISKETTSEDIGVLQVSVNPETPSKKAKKKKLDIQSESDQVETPKRNKDSPSNAKEVIKEVKKVKNVSKPAQDNCEDDNIAIDDGHLKSDQSEEPSKKVTDKKSKTVVEPVDCETPSKKVKSKKTENIAEISKETTSEEVGGASSIR; this is translated from the exons ATGACATCTAAGCTTACAGATGCACCTCAAGATGAGCTGATTAATTTAATATACCGGCATTTAAAGGACAACGGTTACAGGAAAGCTGCCAACGTGCTGAGAAAGCACGCGCCACAGGttcat GTTGAAACTAAGGAAGTACAAGCCTCTTTAGGAGAGATCTTTAAGAAGTGGGCACG TAAAAGGAACGAAGACTTGGATGATGAAGATGTTCCTTCTCTGCCATCAG GCATTCAGACTCCCGAATTGAAGAGTCCTGCAAAGATCAAGACAGACCCTCTAGCTGTAAGAAAGTCCCATAAGAAACACAACACAGCTGGAAACATGGCTTCCTCTAAAG TACTCAGTCCACAAAAACCTGATGATACAAACAGAAAGAAAACTTCACGGGGATCACCGAGCAAATCACAG aaacagaagaaaaaagaaatggcgaTGATACCAAGGAAAGGAAAAACGTTCACCTCAGAAGATGGAGCTTCTAAAAGTCAAACCGTCTCTTCTGCTGCAGTGAATGATTCTGACTCTGATTCTGAGACCAGTTTAGACGTGGAGAAATGGAGGACACGAGTCACACAGCTATCAG TGAAGGATTCTGACTCTGATTCTGAGACCAGTTTAGACGTGGAGAAATGGAGGACACTAGTCACACAGTTATCAG ATGCTGATATAGTAAAGATGAATGTCCTCTCAAACTTTGATAAATCAACTATCTCCTCATCTGGAAAGtccaaagaaaagagaaagaccaCAAAGGCGACAAAATCTAAAAAAGAGGGAGACCCACCCAAGAATATAAAGTCCAATACGCCAACCAGGAAATCAAGAGCTAAAAATGCTATCATTCCTCTTAAGACTGTTACAACCAAGACACTTTCAAAGAAGTCTAAAGACAAGACAGCTACTGCTGTGTCTGAGCTTCCTAAAGTTAAAACCCCATCAAAAAAGGCTAGAGATAAGAAAATCAGTAACATCTCAGGTCATGATGTGGTTGAGACTACTGAAATAGCTGCTCCTGGGGATGCTAATGGTTCCTCAGAAACTCCATCTAAAAAGGCCAAGAAAAAGAAATCAGAAATCCAGTCTGATGCAGATAATGTTGAAAATCCTAATTGTTCATCAAATACTTACAAAGTTGTTACAAATGCTAGCAAGCTTGCGCAAGCTAACTGTGAAGACGCCAACCATATGATTGATGATGCCCAACTTAAGTCAAAGAAAGTGAAAGACAAGGGGTCTAAAAGTGTCGTAGAGCCTGTTGATGGTGAGACTCATTCTAAAAAAGTAAAAGCTAAGAAAACAAAAAGTCTTGCTAAGCTTGAAGCAGCAACATCTGAGAAAGTGGACGTCCTTGAAAATTCTGAAACACCAACTAAAAAGGCCAAGACAAAGAAATCAGAAATCCAGTCTGATGGCAATGTTGTTGAAACTCCTAAAAAAAGTGACGATAGTCTGTCAAATACCAAAGAAATCGTTACAAGTGCTAGCATGCTTGCGCAAGCTAACCCTAGTGAAGACGCCAACCCTACGTTTGATGTTGCCCATCTGAAGACTGACCAATCCAAGACGCCAACAAACAAAGTGACAGACAAGAAGTCTAAAACTGTTGTAGAACCTGTTGATTGTGAGACTCCGTCTAAGAAGGTTAAGTCTAAGAAAACTGAAAATATTGCAGAGATTAGCAAAGAAACAACATCTGAAGACATTGGTGTGCTTCAAGTATCCGTTAACCCTGAAACTCCATCTAAAAAAGCCAAGAAAAAGAAATTGGATATCCAATCTGAATCCGATCAGGTTGAAACTCCTAAAAGAAACAAAGATAGTCCCTCAAATGCTAAAGAAGTAATTAAAGAAGTTAAGAAAGTTAAAAATGTTAGCAAGCCTGCGCAAGATAACTGTGAGGATGACAACATTGCGATTGATGACGGCCACCTCAAGTCAGACCAATCGGAGGAACCATCAAAGAAAGTGACAGACAAGAAGTCTAAAACTGTTGTAGAACCTGTTGATTGTGAGACTCCGTCTAAGAAGGTTAAGTCTAAGAAAACTGAAAATATTGCAGAGATTAGCAAAGAAACAACATCTGAAGAAGTTGGTGGTGCGTCAAGTATCCGTTAA